Proteins encoded by one window of Mariniplasma anaerobium:
- a CDS encoding NADH-quinone oxidoreductase subunit D, with protein MKQMKLFLGPQHPGMHGNASVHMFVDGDIIKKSYLLPGMLHRGFEKAMERKLWVQNISLIPRVCVPEPDINEMAYAIGAEKLLKLEVPERAHWIRMIILEFARISSHLMSYGGLGGPTGNYTLMYHAHADRNLILDIFEQITGARVYHQYIVIGGVRQDLPKGIEKDMHEFLDSLESRLGEYRDLGVDNPSIIKRIKDTIMLPKEVVWDLGVTGIGMRSAVGKAYDLRKVMPYARYDQVEFEVPTSTYSDARCRVDIKIKEIQQSINIIRQCLAKMPEGEVRVKPGRGQSMRWTVPKGYVYSPIESSRGEFGYYMVSNGGTNPYRIGVRGASYPQGLLGIEKYMPGTRIDDAALWVDTMGVCSPEIDR; from the coding sequence ATGAAACAAATGAAATTGTTTTTAGGTCCTCAACATCCTGGTATGCATGGTAATGCATCTGTTCATATGTTTGTCGATGGAGATATTATTAAAAAATCATATTTATTACCAGGTATGTTACATCGTGGATTTGAAAAAGCTATGGAAAGAAAACTATGGGTTCAAAACATTAGTTTAATACCTAGAGTTTGTGTTCCTGAGCCAGATATAAATGAAATGGCATATGCAATTGGTGCTGAAAAATTATTAAAATTAGAAGTTCCTGAACGTGCACATTGGATTAGAATGATTATTCTTGAATTTGCTAGAATATCATCACATCTCATGTCATATGGTGGCCTTGGTGGCCCAACAGGAAATTATACCTTAATGTATCATGCACATGCAGACAGAAACTTAATTCTTGATATCTTTGAACAAATCACAGGTGCTAGAGTTTATCACCAATACATCGTTATTGGTGGTGTAAGACAAGACTTACCTAAAGGTATTGAAAAAGACATGCATGAGTTTCTTGACAGTTTAGAATCAAGACTTGGTGAGTATCGTGACTTAGGTGTTGATAACCCATCTATTATTAAGCGTATAAAGGATACTATTATGCTTCCTAAAGAAGTTGTTTGGGATTTAGGTGTTACAGGTATTGGTATGAGATCAGCTGTAGGTAAAGCTTATGATTTACGTAAAGTCATGCCTTATGCAAGATATGATCAAGTAGAATTTGAAGTACCTACATCTACATATAGCGATGCTAGATGTAGAGTAGATATAAAAATAAAAGAAATTCAACAATCAATAAATATTATTAGACAGTGTTTAGCTAAAATGCCTGAGGGTGAAGTTAGAGTTAAACCAGGTAGAGGACAGTCTATGCGTTGGACAGTTCCTAAAGGATATGTATATAGCCCTATAGAATCTTCTAGGGGTGAATTTGGATATTATATGGTTTCAAACGGTGGGACTAATCCTTATCGTATAGGTGTTCGTGGCGCTAGTTATCCGCAAGGATTACTAGGTATTGAAAAATATATGCCAGGAACAAGAATTGATGACGCTGCCCTATGGGTAGACACGATGGGTGTATGTTCCCCAGAGATAGATCGGTAG
- a CDS encoding complex I subunit 5 family protein, producing MSAILLIAIPLLAAFLSIMLKKFAPYLLLGVGVFNVVLLFLIPEGFVILGGFNQPLGINLLLDTYSKIALMLVNAVVVVIAFVNIKEYSKFSSILLIAIAGLNGLILTNDLFNLYVFLEISAIAAYLISTSNKKPVKTFHYIIIGAVGSSLFLFGVVILYAMFGTLNMVDLIQKIQLTNNYSQLILPFLLMFIGLGVEVKLLPFNSWVKGVLGESNTLSGPMIASAYAAAFGFVLGRLITNLFLFEGSLLTVVTVILAVGIVMGDLMAFASNKAREILLYSSVAQAAIVAMLFVNGIVIWAVYLIVANALSKLVMFLVVNKAVKDVGSDEVNKLQGLFSKNVIVGLAFTLVTLSVMGLPLLVGFTLKLRYLTELASLNQIWLIAVILVASLIEGIYFVKLLLKLWYEGQEKVEVKYNVTFKVVFVIIAIALLTFGTYSTPLNNLDDSIDTITEVVNNG from the coding sequence ATGAGCGCGATACTATTAATTGCAATTCCGCTTTTAGCGGCATTCTTATCCATTATGTTAAAGAAGTTTGCACCATATCTTTTATTAGGTGTCGGAGTCTTTAATGTTGTTTTATTATTTTTAATTCCTGAAGGGTTTGTTATCCTTGGTGGATTTAATCAACCTTTAGGTATTAATTTATTACTTGATACGTATTCAAAGATAGCTTTAATGCTCGTTAATGCAGTGGTTGTTGTTATTGCGTTTGTAAATATTAAAGAGTACAGTAAGTTTTCAAGTATATTATTAATTGCAATTGCAGGATTAAATGGGTTAATCTTAACTAATGATTTATTTAACTTGTATGTATTTTTAGAAATATCTGCAATTGCAGCTTATTTGATCTCAACATCAAATAAGAAACCTGTTAAGACATTTCATTATATAATTATAGGCGCTGTTGGAAGTAGTTTATTCTTGTTTGGAGTCGTTATTTTATATGCAATGTTTGGAACTCTAAATATGGTTGATTTAATTCAAAAAATACAATTAACCAATAATTATTCACAACTTATTTTGCCTTTCTTATTAATGTTTATAGGTCTTGGAGTAGAAGTGAAATTACTTCCTTTCAACTCTTGGGTTAAAGGCGTTTTAGGTGAATCTAATACGTTGTCTGGTCCTATGATAGCTAGTGCTTATGCAGCAGCTTTTGGATTTGTATTAGGTAGATTGATTACTAATTTATTCTTATTTGAAGGATCATTATTAACAGTTGTTACGGTTATTCTAGCTGTAGGTATTGTTATGGGTGATTTAATGGCGTTTGCATCTAACAAGGCAAGAGAGATATTACTTTATAGCTCTGTTGCACAAGCAGCGATTGTTGCGATGCTATTTGTTAATGGTATTGTCATATGGGCTGTATATTTGATAGTTGCTAATGCACTAAGTAAGTTAGTTATGTTCTTAGTTGTTAATAAAGCAGTTAAAGATGTTGGTAGTGATGAAGTTAATAAACTACAAGGATTATTTTCTAAAAATGTTATAGTAGGTCTAGCTTTTACTTTGGTAACTTTAAGTGTTATGGGATTGCCTTTATTAGTTGGCTTTACGTTAAAGTTAAGATATTTAACAGAACTTGCGAGTCTTAATCAAATTTGGCTTATTGCAGTGATCTTAGTTGCTTCACTTATTGAAGGTATATATTTTGTTAAACTCTTATTGAAACTCTGGTATGAAGGACAAGAGAAAGTAGAAGTTAAATATAATGTCACTTTTAAAGTTGTGTTTGTTATTATCGCAATTGCTTTATTGACATTTGGTACATACTCAACACCTTTAAACAACTTAGATGATTCTATAGATACGATTACGGAGGTGGTTAATAATGGCTAA
- a CDS encoding NADH-quinone oxidoreductase subunit C produces the protein MTNSMNNIEFVNDLVKGTVEVVKSEVIDKFQVSFEIKKNEVHLLLTKLKSAGWIQLSYLSAIDWLEENKFELIYILMNWEKPVYIQVRTKIDRENPVMDSILPIFGGAKYYEREAHEFFGIAFPGNPDYEKQLILEGWDDIPPLRKDFDPKAYSDKKFPQRDYPQDYSVKDPKESKQAKREARKQRAESLRGGKKQ, from the coding sequence ATGACGAATTCCATGAATAATATAGAGTTTGTAAATGATTTAGTTAAGGGGACTGTTGAAGTTGTTAAAAGCGAAGTTATTGATAAATTCCAAGTAAGCTTTGAAATTAAGAAAAATGAAGTTCATTTATTATTAACAAAATTAAAGAGTGCTGGTTGGATTCAATTATCTTATTTAAGTGCAATTGATTGGTTAGAAGAAAATAAGTTTGAATTAATTTATATTTTAATGAATTGGGAGAAACCAGTATATATTCAAGTTAGAACAAAAATAGATAGAGAAAATCCAGTTATGGATTCTATACTACCAATTTTTGGTGGTGCTAAATATTACGAAAGAGAAGCACATGAATTTTTTGGAATTGCTTTTCCTGGAAATCCTGATTATGAAAAACAACTTATTCTTGAAGGCTGGGATGATATTCCACCTTTGAGAAAAGACTTTGATCCAAAAGCTTATAGTGATAAGAAATTCCCTCAAAGAGATTATCCTCAAGACTATTCAGTTAAGGATCCAAAGGAAAGTAAACAAGCAAAAAGAGAAGCTAGAAAACAAAGAGCTGAATCTTTAAGAGGAGGTAAAAAACAATGA
- a CDS encoding respiratory chain complex I subunit 1 family protein, protein MILNLLLGVGIALFGFVLQTSLAGVNRKIIGRLQKRHGPKWYQEFIDIFKLLSKRSVTHGWIFDFGVIMALGGIIGTAMFMPLTTSFLAFETFDNFFIFVYLIAVGMLGMAMSASGSGNPWASIGVMRALTTMLAYEVPFLVVILTIIKLADSSSLTQIALYQQMAGNNWFIIALPLGGIVAVLALMGMLGKKPFETYIAPAEIASGPMVEYGGKQLGMLFIMHEITVFIEVSLFVHLFLGGASNIFIFLIKYAVVYTFVNLISNVNGRFKIDQVVLFFYKWPLLMAVVQAIIAIYFGWVI, encoded by the coding sequence ATGATCTTAAATTTATTATTAGGCGTAGGTATTGCATTATTTGGTTTTGTTTTACAAACTTCACTTGCGGGTGTTAATCGTAAAATCATCGGAAGATTGCAAAAACGTCATGGACCTAAATGGTACCAAGAATTCATTGATATCTTTAAATTATTATCTAAAAGAAGTGTTACACATGGTTGGATCTTTGATTTTGGTGTAATTATGGCTCTTGGTGGTATCATTGGTACTGCTATGTTTATGCCACTGACAACATCATTCTTAGCTTTTGAAACTTTTGATAATTTCTTTATCTTTGTATATTTAATAGCAGTTGGTATGTTAGGTATGGCAATGAGTGCAAGTGGATCAGGTAATCCATGGGCAAGTATTGGAGTTATGAGAGCTTTAACAACAATGTTAGCTTATGAAGTTCCATTTTTGGTAGTCATTTTAACAATTATTAAATTAGCTGATTCGAGTTCTTTAACTCAAATTGCATTATATCAACAAATGGCTGGTAACAATTGGTTTATCATTGCATTGCCACTTGGTGGTATCGTAGCTGTATTGGCTTTAATGGGTATGCTTGGTAAGAAACCATTTGAAACATATATCGCTCCTGCAGAAATTGCGTCAGGTCCGATGGTTGAATATGGTGGAAAACAACTAGGTATGTTATTCATTATGCATGAAATTACAGTTTTTATTGAAGTTAGTTTATTTGTTCACCTTTTCTTAGGTGGTGCATCAAATATATTTATCTTCTTAATTAAGTACGCTGTCGTTTATACATTTGTAAATCTTATTTCAAATGTTAATGGACGATTTAAAATTGATCAGGTTGTTTTATTCTTCTACAAATGGCCATTATTAATGGCTGTTGTACAAGCAATCATAGCAATCTATTTTGGATGGGTGATATAA
- the nuoB gene encoding NADH-quinone oxidoreductase subunit NuoB, with the protein MKSTKFTPASKLSKAEIDRKWWEVGDFFRRNSLWMLMYCTGCCAIELPPAMTSAYDMERLGMGPMATPRQADILLVSGYLSLKTLRRLIYTYEQMSEPRYVVALGSCPINGGIYHDSHAVINKLDQYIPVDVYVAGCMPNTESVMNGFVDLMDQIKRKTAVGWKKYHENNAWYKENQKTSLGEVVVHDEFHE; encoded by the coding sequence ATGAAAAGCACAAAATTTACACCGGCAAGCAAATTGTCGAAGGCAGAAATAGATCGTAAATGGTGGGAAGTTGGTGATTTCTTCAGAAGAAACTCACTCTGGATGTTAATGTATTGTACAGGATGTTGTGCAATAGAATTACCACCTGCAATGACATCAGCTTATGATATGGAACGTTTAGGTATGGGGCCAATGGCTACACCTAGACAAGCTGATATTTTGTTAGTATCAGGTTATTTATCATTAAAGACATTAAGAAGACTTATTTATACATACGAACAAATGAGTGAACCAAGATATGTGGTTGCTCTTGGTAGTTGTCCTATCAATGGTGGTATTTATCATGACTCTCATGCTGTTATTAATAAATTAGATCAATATATTCCTGTAGATGTATATGTTGCAGGATGTATGCCTAATACAGAATCAGTTATGAATGGATTTGTAGATTTAATGGATCAAATTAAGAGAAAAACAGCTGTTGGTTGGAAAAAATATCATGAAAATAATGCATGGTATAAAGAAAATCAAAAAACTTCACTTGGGGAGGTAGTTGTCCATGACGAATTCCATGAATAA
- a CDS encoding sodium:proton antiporter, giving the protein MIQYAAIILFVFGFYGLLTNKNVIKMIISLNIMEIGLNIFIISIGFVYDGIAPIISSTVDAGLIYVDPLPQALVLTAIVIGVGTTALALAVAKSIYSKHHTFDLDEVEEAL; this is encoded by the coding sequence ATGATACAATATGCAGCTATAATCTTATTCGTGTTTGGTTTTTATGGTCTATTGACTAATAAAAATGTTATTAAGATGATTATTTCATTAAACATTATGGAAATCGGTTTAAATATATTCATCATCAGTATTGGATTTGTTTATGATGGGATTGCTCCTATTATTTCTTCTACAGTTGATGCAGGGTTAATTTATGTAGATCCTCTTCCTCAAGCATTGGTTTTAACAGCAATTGTTATTGGTGTAGGAACTACAGCGCTAGCTTTAGCAGTAGCAAAAAGTATTTATTCAAAACATCATACATTTGATTTAGATGAAGTGGAGGAAGCACTATGA
- a CDS encoding proton-conducting transporter transmembrane domain-containing protein — MANIELLILFLAGSALISYVLTRFNANIGSFFTIFVTMFVFVSLAGFGFAMNLDTTVNYLPGFTFSQSYLGFYFVIIITFVYLMVSFFHPYFINKFKYRSSYNFLFLLSLAGIIGAFYTNNFLQLFFFFELVIWTTMFLIPQGKSREAAVSYFGFSLAGSVALLLGIFMIFSQTGTFDINAGLAGLSGTTSVIVFILFLIAAFAKLGAFPLHIWLPIAHGNAPHPFSPVLSGALVKLGAFIAIFALIKIAPNTQTIGVLDLPLGHYMVALLGGLSIIFGTLMAIKEDDAKKLLAYSSMSHGGYILVAFSLMNGLAFAGGLYHILAHALASAGAFMAIAAVARVTGTTKMKEMGGMIHKMPITYLAYLIAIISMAGIPPMGGFISKWIIFQAVIDKGLIFVGIAVFFGSIGSFLYVFRPLAALFLGQELTEYKHVKEAPILMLIPTFIIMGLNIYTGVFPAKILDFINKIIVEVGYVPISVSTYAITGANDSILNPGLISLVFGIGVLIAFIIFILLKKSRKVELMDTYTAANFVHDEHLLHYTTDFYAPLERLYEKQSNWMTLFYQALAQKVKDLGSFCKYLFMSNHIGRTLLWIMLIIIALLWGEAL; from the coding sequence ATGGCTAATATTGAATTATTGATTTTATTTCTAGCTGGGTCAGCTTTGATTAGTTATGTGTTAACAAGATTTAATGCAAATATTGGGTCGTTTTTCACAATATTTGTAACAATGTTTGTATTTGTATCACTTGCTGGTTTTGGATTTGCGATGAATTTAGATACAACCGTTAATTATTTACCGGGATTCACTTTTTCACAGTCATATCTTGGGTTTTATTTTGTAATCATTATTACCTTTGTTTATTTAATGGTAAGTTTCTTCCATCCTTATTTTATAAATAAATTTAAATATAGAAGTTCTTATAATTTCTTATTCTTATTAAGCTTAGCAGGTATTATTGGGGCATTTTATACAAATAACTTCCTACAATTATTTTTCTTCTTTGAATTAGTTATTTGGACAACAATGTTCTTGATTCCTCAAGGTAAGAGTAGAGAAGCAGCGGTTTCCTATTTTGGATTTTCACTTGCTGGATCGGTTGCGTTATTATTGGGTATCTTTATGATATTTAGCCAAACTGGAACATTTGATATCAATGCAGGATTAGCTGGTTTAAGTGGAACAACATCAGTTATTGTATTTATATTGTTCTTAATTGCAGCATTTGCAAAACTTGGAGCTTTTCCACTTCATATTTGGCTTCCTATTGCACATGGTAATGCACCACATCCATTTTCTCCAGTTTTATCTGGAGCATTGGTTAAATTAGGTGCGTTTATTGCAATATTTGCATTAATAAAAATTGCACCAAACACACAAACCATTGGAGTTCTTGATTTACCTCTTGGACATTATATGGTAGCCCTATTAGGTGGCCTATCTATTATCTTTGGGACTTTAATGGCGATCAAAGAAGATGATGCAAAGAAATTGTTAGCTTATTCTTCTATGAGTCATGGCGGTTATATATTAGTTGCATTTAGTTTAATGAACGGTCTAGCATTTGCTGGTGGACTATATCATATCTTAGCACATGCACTTGCTAGTGCAGGAGCATTTATGGCAATTGCAGCAGTCGCTAGAGTGACTGGCACAACTAAGATGAAAGAAATGGGTGGTATGATTCATAAAATGCCTATTACTTATCTAGCTTATTTGATTGCAATTATCTCTATGGCAGGTATTCCACCAATGGGAGGATTCATTTCTAAATGGATTATCTTCCAGGCAGTTATTGATAAAGGGTTAATCTTTGTTGGTATAGCAGTATTCTTTGGTAGTATTGGTTCATTCTTATACGTGTTTAGACCTTTAGCAGCATTATTCTTAGGTCAAGAATTAACAGAATATAAACATGTTAAAGAAGCACCAATCTTAATGTTGATTCCAACATTTATCATTATGGGATTAAATATATATACTGGTGTATTTCCAGCGAAAATATTAGATTTTATAAACAAAATCATTGTAGAAGTTGGCTACGTTCCAATTAGCGTTTCTACATATGCAATTACTGGAGCAAACGATAGTATTCTTAATCCAGGATTGATTAGTTTAGTATTTGGCATTGGTGTATTAATTGCGTTTATCATTTTCATCTTATTGAAAAAATCAAGAAAAGTTGAACTAATGGATACATATACTGCAGCTAACTTTGTACATGATGAACATCTATTACATTACACAACTGATTTTTATGCTCCTTTAGAAAGACTTTATGAGAAACAAAGTAATTGGATGACGTTATTCTATCAAGCTTTAGCTCAAAAAGTAAAAGATTTAGGTAGTTTTTGTAAGTATCTGTTTATGTCAAATCACATAGGTAGGACTTTACTGTGGATTATGCTTATCATAATTGCACTATTGTGGGGTGAAGCACTATGA